ttttctgAAATACTACAGGGCACAAAATAAGAAAGGCTTGGACCGAAATTAATGCATTGCCAATCGCACAACCATGTACTTACTACAGTTTCACCTTAcctattattcttttaattccttatcacatcatcatcatcatcatatcaacctataccggccagtgggccggtaacgggttcaaattcaaattcaaattcaaaatttctttattcatgtaagcctgtcacaggcacttgaagcgttcatacatctatatataaatatataaaagagaaagtgtgtgagtatgttccgtataggctccgaaacgtctggaccgatttcaatgaaactttcagggaatctccggattgacctggcgagtaatcctgtaaagtttggtgacgatcggagcactcctattttcgAACTGTCAAATGCAGCTTTTATtcactatgatgatattctattgttgggtgtacatgggtgtagacaatgatcttcacccgctcgagaagagaatagaagagaatgaatacggagagaaataaatgatttaatatattatgagacttaaattaaaaatttaatgatgtaagtttattgtttaaataaaataaagcaaaatctagcccggcgaagcgggctgggtacgctagtatatctatataaataaaaggcataggtgactgactgactaactgatctatcaacgcacagttctaaccacttgacggatcaggctgaaattttgcaaacATAGTTATTACACTGTGGGCATCCActaaggatttttgaaaattccaaccctagggttcctattacagtataaaggactacgtaatcgataaaaaagcttgggtgtaaattattgctctaaccaggttgctcttctaataatttaaaataacattgtgagatggtgataacaaaaaaaaacacccggctaagtttgttgtgggcttcttcttagaccaggacgcgtttggaaccctcgtagctttagttttaagtttacgaatgtggttattgccatcatctcactaccgtgtaattcttatgtacgcatcaacagtgtcacctatgggcctactcgaataaagatatttttgactttgactttgactttgaaaaataggggatcaaagtttgtataaaatcattcatttatcaatttatttttcaaggtaATCCCATGAAacgtttattttaagtttcacttattttaaaaaatccaacTCCAAAGGGGATGGAAAtgaatatgaaattttataattttttaagtaattcacgttcatatttttctattagcagccatatatttttttaaaccattgtAGTTACAATTTACCAAAtgaaaaattgaacttaatgtgagcgaagctgcgggcaaaagcttgtgtttacatatttttaaggggatcgtgataacttctttcgccaacttaaacttaaagatgcgagggtttcaaacgcgccctggtctaagaagagcccaccacaaacatagccgggtaatttattttttgttatcaccatctcacagtaaataatataaagctgtGAAGTTAGtacaattcacatccaagcttttttaccgtttaagtaatccttaacattataataggaaagGAGGTTGATATGGCCAGTAATTGTGGGACCCTTGTCCTGTcgctacaggacacgggtcccACAATTAGGGGATAGggccaatccgcattgggccaccAAGCTGGCCCCATGCGGATTGGTGGCAAGCTCTCCTCGGACAGGCGTATAAATGCCATAAGTTGAAAATGCTAATGAATTTAGACCCATACTCAAAATTCCCTATCACAAATGACTGCAACTAATGTGTGTCATAGAATAGGTAAGCGACGTTAACCCAAGTCTGTAAATGGCAGGCTTTGAACCGACAGAAGTTTGAAAGAGAATGTGAAATCTGTCGGTCTCGACTCTCATTACTAACAAAAAATAGGGAACGTCAAAGGAAGTTTTAATCGCATTGTTAGTCGACTCGTACGCAggtttaccaatttttttttatttttttttatttagtcataACATTTATTGGCGGTGAAGCCCTTATATTATATGTGGTAACACTGTGTATTCAGTATAGTTAAGCCTTAAGCAGGgtctgtctgctgaggagttcttctGCTACTCTATGTCTAGATCTAGGTACGAGagatattcatcagatctagaTATATATGGGAAATAAAATACAACCTTTccagtgcaaaaataattaaaaaaatcggtTCACTTTTCGGTAATAAAATCTTCAAAACTTTCAGTCCAGTCTCTCATTAAACCTGTCTCCTAAGGTGTGCTGAAGTGTGTTCTAAGTAAAAAGTACCCTGTGTCCTACTTTCTAGTATGAACTCACATCAAGCCAATTTTCGTTTGAATTTCTTTCAGTAGTTTCGTCGTGATGCGAGTCAGTAAATACTCAGGctgacaaaaatgaaaaaaaatcagttttggCCCTTCAATATAAGATATATTGTAACGAACTTTACctgtaacagttttattataactatatagattaaaatataacttattttttcttaaggTTGTACACCAAAAAACCCAGATTCATCCAGTCCAGTTTATTTTGTacgtaacataaaaaataacatacacagcagctattttaatttaaataataataaaaaagtaataaaagagtattattaaatataatagaaaatactATAATTACAGGTAGTAAAAGGCCATTGTCCATTTGAAacacataaatttaatatgatttcTATAAACATTACCTattgaataataattcataaaccGAAATCTTACACTGCACATATTGGAATAAttctctttatatatatatatatattttgtgacTATAATATAACGAGGAATTATTAATACAAGAAAGAACTTTTTATATGCTGtctatttattaagtaaatggTGATTATTTTTTACgtgagatattttaaaaactgacTTTAACAAGTACGAACCGGTTCAAACCGGTTATCGAGGAGGTCGGAGTTAAAGGTCCGACCTCTGAACGTAGCGAAGAATGGCGACTACTCGATGACGGTTTTTTCCTCTTTGATAAAGAATTCTACTACTTCCTCCACCGAACCCGACGGTTCCGTATCGATAGCGTCCGTATCTACatctgtaagaaaaaaaatggaaggttaaattattttttttcaggattaaataaaaaatacctgaaAACTCGCGGCCTATAGTTTACATTTCAACTAACAACTGGAGTTTCGCGTCTTCTTTTAATtggatagtttgtgaaatatttaatattttacatagatattcTACTtgttggtttcacagtgtaatgtctggaatttaaaaaaacttacaatttCTCAGCTCCAGCCGTCGAGGCTTTTGCTCGGCCCATTCCTGTGCCTTCATTTCACGGTACTCCACGTGTTTCTTCATCTGCTCAGTTCTCTTAGCTACTAGTTCctgttatagaaatattcaaaataagttataattaaaaattaaaaccccTGTACCGACGgattttttgtctggtgggaggctttggccgtggctagttaccaccctaccgacaaagacgcgccgttaagcaatttagtgttccggtgcgatgtcgcttagaaaacGATTAGGAGTGACTGTAcaccataacaggttagcccgctactatcttacaCTGCATCGTCACAGTTTGcaatcaagggttaacttgtagtggaataaaaaaaaaataaaaaaacaatgtcaGAAAGAATCAAGAATATCAAAAAGaactcaaattttttttttaatcaataaattatcTGCTTTTTTCATGAAAAATGAGACTATTTGTTATTGAAGTACAGAAACTTAACATGTGAAACAAGTCAAGACACGTACGTCTGAAACCCAGTTTGTACAAAATGTCAAGTctccttttttattaatatgggAGACGTTATAACCTATTGGAATTTTAAAGATGAACTCGGATTTATGGTATGGTGGATAATATAGTTATTGAGATAGAAAAGATATTTGGTTAAAATAGTTTCTCTCCTGCCATGCCTCTTCTAAGTTATATTTCCgaactatataatttttttaaacatttggaATGATTTCAATCAATCATTTATTCCAAATGTTgatgttttattgtaaaacGCAAACTATCAAACTTTATCAAACGCACTAAGGAAATTTTGTTATACCTATAGTAGTTaagatttcattaaaattcaaacTTTTCGACCAGtctcttaatttattttagctgGATAAATCGGGAAAGTCTTTCTCAAGTTATGGCATGACCAAGGGAAAACAGCATTCATTTGTATACAACAAAACCGAATTACGTAATAATGTTTAAagatgtatatttcataaggaattatgctgtaaaattattaaatccaacgaagcatattcatttttccatacaaacaaattcaaaacattctaagtgtttacttatgacaaccctattgaagataaaagacagacacgagcatagtacgtacgctacgcgacgcgtatctaataaagtgacaggcgtcacataattttaataacgcatgtgatgttagggctgatttctttcagtaaaaactgtggcatggtttgctcaaaaactattaggtttcgcTTTCGCAGAaatacagtacataatgttcatctaaaacctgtgaagtattatttcagttttcatttacacgttttattgATAGTGATATGATATTGTAAGCCCATTACCTTGCTGGCTTTGTTGCTTCGCATGCGATCCTTGGACTCGAACTGAGAGTAGTATTTCTTGAGGTTCTTCTTGATTTCCTTCTGTTGTTTGTCAGACAACAGTGTGGGTGGCCGAGGTCTCCACAAGAACTGAGCGAAGCCCTCTTTCATTACTCTGTGGATTTATTTAACGTTAGAATTCgtagtattataaatacgaaagttcatcagtttagaattaatataatataaacaaattattactaGCCTCGATGATATTTGGCACAAAGGCAAGTTATATCGGTTGGTATAATGTAACAAAGACATCTCCTTCCAATAACTTCTTTCTACCTATCAGAAGATGTTTTATCGAAATCAGTCCAATGCAACAAGGTTAAAATCTGACATGATATGGatttacagtggcgtgcatagagggtatgtagatgatataaaatgaagaaaatatccaacacgagttataaaaaacttaagtagaggctttgtaagagttataaaaagcctaccatgaagtatttataacgcatacgggagattttctttattttatatcatctgcataccctgtgcataccctctatgcacgccactgtggatATAGTAAACAAAATCACTCACCTCCTTAGGATCTTGCCTTGGAATGACCAGAGGTAGTAACCGCAGTCCATCTTGCACTTGAGAGATGACACGCCCGTCACTACATACCGACCAGTTGGGTCCCACTCAATGCCAGACatctaataacaaaaaaaaacttaaaaaagtcagcattttatttaatttaaaaaaaaaatgactgatcgacccttgacttcaatctaaCCATGTGGTAAGTTGTGATGCGGGCTAAGATGGTAAAAGGGTAAACGGTTAGggtttatggcagttatattaagcccgtCATCATAATCCGGAGCAGTGTGGCGGGTGTATGCTTTGACACACTATTCTCTTACactttattcttttatctatGTTATGTAACTCGTTTTTTAGGGAAATATCTTAGAACTTAGTGTGTCACAtctattggctgcatttatacACACAGGTGGTTTAGAGTGACTAGCTTTATTTTAGCTGTtttgttagttaaataaaaaaaggtcatCTCTGCTATAAGAGATGTAGCCTGTACCCATCAGTTGTATGATAATGAGCTGCGTATAATATATGCCCAGTAGCAAGACACTACTAAATACTTTAGTCTTACGATGTAAGTTAACTAACCTGGTAATGATCAGACACGTTCATGATAGTGAAATCATTGGTGTCCAAGAACTCCAAAGCTCCACCAGTTAAGCCTAGATTAGCTAGCACTATAAACTGTCCCATCGGCGACCAAAACAGATGATTGAACGGCGTTCTCTCAAACTTCTTCAACAAAGTCGGAGCCTGTCCAGTATTCACTTGGTAGAAACTGATACAAACATTCGCTGTATCACCGTGTATTATGGCAAATTTGGAGCCAATAGGTTCCCATGCGAACGCTTGGATCGGTTCTTTGATTTCTACAGAGTCAACTGGAATCTCTTTCTCACGCATGTGGAATATTTCAAAGTTGTAATACATTCCTGAgtatttaatatcatttttgTCTTTCTTCACTTTGGAGTAGCGGTCTACTTTGACGCAAAGGTAGTCACCGCTTTTTTGCCAATGTATCTTACAGTCTGCTACTGAGAAAAGATTTTTAGAACGTATTTCAGTGCGGTTGGGCAGTTCCAGTAGTGTTACTCTGgctggcacgtctttgtcttcAGCTACCCAATATGCAAGAATGTTGTCCGATGGTGACCAGCAGAAATCTCTGAGgatcaaataataatacaatatgtaatttttttttaatttatcaataaacttatattttttccgATCGCTCTGGCATCTTAAAAGTAAGAGGCCCTAgctgtgattttaattttgtatttaactgTCGCTAGTTTGATTAATGGGAGGCTTAAACAATGgtaattgtaaattatatcCTGTCTTGCGACTTAAATCTTTTCCACTACGATTCAACTTTGAAAATGAGTATGAAATTCAACACTACAGCAATCCTTTCTAGTTAGCACTACACAGTATTTTCATCTTCTGCATCCTCACTTAACTTGCTAACTTTAAACCAAAaacttatttgatttattttcaatgaCATGCAATCAATGCATCGTTTTGAGAAAAGTCCCTTGGGGGTACAATTTTACTGGGTAAGTCGTAAGTAACAAAGCCCTGGGGGCTgttaaaatgaagaattaaataATGCAATCCTTCATTTCTTTACATAAAAGGGCCCTACCAAAGAGTTTAACAGATAAGAGGtatccttaaaattataaaccatTTATAGAATGACTGCAAACTACATTATTCAATGTAGTTTGCAGTCATTCTTGGGTCTAAACTACACTCACTGTTAAGATAGCAAGGAGGCCTTTGACcagaatgaatttaaaatgaaagtCTAGATTTAACGTACCTAATACCAGGTATTTTAATAGACTTCTTGTCCAACAATCCAAAGCTTGGTGTTTCATAAACAGAGAGCACATCTTGACCAAGTCTGGCAAAGAACCTATCATCTTTGCTCCAGCGGAAAATCGGCCAGGTTACATACTCATCCGGCGGTGGGAAACTACGCTTTTCTAGGCCAGTCCTGTTGA
This portion of the Pararge aegeria chromosome 14, ilParAegt1.1, whole genome shotgun sequence genome encodes:
- the LOC120629328 gene encoding eukaryotic translation initiation factor 3 subunit B — encoded protein: MAKKKGDEKVNAAPQSDNEEQSLDEKPNFDDPEGFVDDITDEELLADVLESKPKESDGYENVVVVDGCPQVGPERLEKLQSVINKIFSKFGKIVNEYYPTTENGLTTGYIFLEYNNPQNAAEAVAATNNCKLDKQHTFLVNLFTDFKKYSDIPKEWEPPSPQPFKVQSDLQWYLMDPDAYDQFLVGIGTGTALQVWQNALPEPIVLQERPNWTETYAVWSPLGTYVATFHWRGVALWAGPKFSQFQKFFHPEARFISFSPCENYIVTFSPTGDRGDDKKLIIWDIRTGLEKRSFPPPDEYVTWPIFRWSKDDRFFARLGQDVLSVYETPSFGLLDKKSIKIPGIRDFCWSPSDNILAYWVAEDKDVPARVTLLELPNRTEIRSKNLFSVADCKIHWQKSGDYLCVKVDRYSKVKKDKNDIKYSGMYYNFEIFHMREKEIPVDSVEIKEPIQAFAWEPIGSKFAIIHGDTANVCISFYQVNTGQAPTLLKKFERTPFNHLFWSPMGQFIVLANLGLTGGALEFLDTNDFTIMNVSDHYQMSGIEWDPTGRYVVTGVSSLKCKMDCGYYLWSFQGKILRRVMKEGFAQFLWRPRPPTLLSDKQQKEIKKNLKKYYSQFESKDRMRSNKASKELVAKRTEQMKKHVEYREMKAQEWAEQKPRRLELRNYVDTDAIDTEPSGSVEEVVEFFIKEEKTVIE